One window from the genome of Thermococcus siculi encodes:
- the tdh gene encoding L-threonine 3-dehydrogenase, with product MAEKMPAIVKTKPAYGAELVEVDVPKPGPGEVLIKVLATSICGTDLHIYEWNEWAQSRIKPPQIMGHEVAGEVIEVGPGVDTIQVGDYISAETHIVCGKCYACRHNRYHVCQNTKIFGVDMDGVFAEYAIVPAQNAWKNPKDMPPEYASLQEPLGNAVDTVLAGPIAGRSTLITGAGPLGLLGIAVAKASGAYPVIVSEPSEFRRNLAKKVGADYVINPFEEDPVKAVMDITDGAGVEVFLEFSGAPKALEQGLAATTPGGRVSLLGLFPRDVTIDFNNLIIFKALEVHGITGRHLWETWYTVSSLIQSGKLNLDPIITHKYRGFDKFEEAFELMRAGKTGKVVFFPHKG from the coding sequence ATGGCCGAAAAGATGCCGGCTATCGTAAAAACAAAGCCCGCTTATGGTGCTGAGCTGGTTGAAGTCGATGTTCCAAAGCCCGGGCCTGGTGAGGTTCTTATCAAGGTTCTCGCGACCAGCATCTGCGGGACCGATCTTCACATCTACGAGTGGAACGAGTGGGCCCAGAGCAGGATCAAGCCGCCCCAGATAATGGGCCACGAGGTTGCCGGTGAGGTCATCGAGGTCGGACCGGGAGTCGACACCATTCAGGTGGGCGACTACATAAGCGCCGAGACCCACATAGTCTGCGGCAAGTGCTACGCCTGCAGGCACAACCGCTACCACGTCTGCCAGAACACGAAGATTTTTGGGGTTGACATGGACGGTGTCTTCGCCGAGTACGCCATAGTCCCCGCTCAGAATGCCTGGAAGAACCCGAAGGACATGCCGCCAGAGTACGCCAGCCTTCAGGAGCCGCTTGGAAACGCCGTCGATACTGTCTTAGCCGGCCCGATAGCTGGAAGGAGCACCCTCATCACCGGTGCCGGCCCGCTCGGGCTGCTCGGCATAGCGGTTGCCAAGGCCAGCGGTGCTTATCCTGTCATCGTCAGTGAGCCGAGCGAGTTCAGGAGGAATCTCGCCAAGAAGGTCGGCGCCGACTACGTCATCAACCCATTCGAGGAGGACCCAGTCAAGGCCGTTATGGACATAACGGACGGTGCAGGAGTTGAGGTCTTCCTTGAGTTCAGCGGCGCTCCCAAGGCCCTCGAGCAGGGTCTGGCCGCCACCACACCCGGAGGAAGGGTCTCGCTCCTCGGCCTCTTCCCGAGGGACGTCACCATCGACTTCAACAACCTCATCATCTTCAAAGCCCTTGAGGTTCACGGCATAACCGGCAGACACCTCTGGGAGACCTGGTACACAGTATCGAGCCTCATCCAGAGCGGGAAGCTCAATCTCGACCCGATAATAACCCACAAGTACAGGGGCTTCGACAAGTTCGAGGAAGCCTTCGAGCTGATGCGCGCCGGCAAGACCGGAAAGGTCGTCTTCTTCCCGCACAAGGGATGA
- a CDS encoding UPF0175 family protein has protein sequence MGKKVVVELPGMVKLPDEEVERRVKVELALRLYEKGILSFGQARRLAGLSKWEFVELLAEEGSGIHYDEEELENDLKVVEEIA, from the coding sequence ATGGGAAAGAAAGTTGTTGTCGAGCTTCCCGGAATGGTTAAGCTTCCGGATGAAGAGGTCGAGAGGAGGGTAAAAGTGGAACTGGCCTTAAGGCTCTACGAGAAGGGCATTCTCTCATTCGGCCAGGCGAGAAGGCTGGCTGGGTTGAGCAAGTGGGAGTTCGTAGAGCTTCTCGCAGAAGAGGGCAGCGGAATACACTACGACGAGGAAGAGCTTGAGAACGACCTAAAGGTCGTGGAGGAAATCGCATGA
- a CDS encoding DUF3368 domain-containing protein, with translation MKVAINSSPLIFLAKLGLLDLLDRLFDEVYITEAVYEETVVEGSDHEESSIIARADFLKKAKVSDQRLVRFLLEMIDYGEAETIALALENNLDLVVLDDKDARKVARGFGVRVTGTLGILLIAKRRGLIESIKPYIETLRKSGFRISNGIVERILKEAGEL, from the coding sequence ATGAAGGTCGCGATTAATTCTTCTCCATTGATATTCCTCGCCAAACTTGGACTGCTTGACTTATTGGATAGGCTGTTCGATGAGGTTTATATCACAGAGGCCGTTTATGAGGAAACAGTGGTAGAAGGTTCCGACCATGAGGAGTCGTCCATCATTGCACGGGCAGACTTCTTGAAGAAGGCCAAGGTAAGCGACCAGAGACTTGTGAGGTTCCTCCTTGAGATGATAGATTACGGAGAAGCAGAGACCATAGCGCTTGCGCTTGAGAATAACCTCGACCTCGTTGTTCTTGATGACAAGGACGCGAGGAAAGTCGCAAGAGGTTTTGGAGTGAGGGTCACGGGGACTCTTGGGATTCTTCTCATTGCAAAGAGAAGAGGGTTAATCGAGAGCATAAAACCCTACATAGAGACCCTCAGAAAGAGCGGCTTCAGGATTTCCAATGGCATAGTGGAAAGAATTCTAAAAGAGGCTGGGGAGCTTTAG
- the gatE gene encoding Glu-tRNA(Gln) amidotransferase subunit GatE, with translation MSEKFDYRELGLKVGLEIHRQLDTKKLFSPVPSEFSEDVDFTFERRLRPTISELGEIDPAALEEFKKGKKYVYQGNYRLADLVYIDEEPPHMPDEEAMRVALQISYLLNATPVDEVHFMRKIVIDGSNVSGFQRTAIVAMNGKVDTPWGSVGIPTVCLEEDACRIVERKEKEVIYRLDRLGIPLVEISTTPDIHHPEQAKVVAKYIGDALRATRKVKRGLGTIRQDLNVSIKGGARVEIKGVQELDMIPLIIEREVERQVNLLKIRDELRERGVKPEDIKEEFHDVTEVFQNTGSKIVARAIKSGGKVLAVKLPGFRGLIGREIQPGRRIGTEMADRAKKYVRGIFHIDELPNYGITELEVNAVIEKLGLGEKDAFVLVAAEEETAKKALREVVQRAREAIEGVPEETRRALPDGNTQYMRPLPGKARMYPETDIPPILITPDMKEEILANLPELPQERVERFVKEYRIDRSLAETLVNDERDELFEELIQRGVKPSLAASVLVVVLKGLKKEVPIENITEEHIRETFTLYLNGKIAKEAFEEIFKELAVNPEKTAVQVAEEKGLTLLSEEEVEKIIDEVIQQNIDVIKARGMGAMGMVMGRAMAKLRGRADGKLVNQLVRKKIQEIAG, from the coding sequence ATGAGCGAGAAGTTCGATTACAGGGAACTCGGCCTCAAGGTCGGTCTCGAGATTCACAGGCAACTTGACACGAAGAAGCTGTTCTCCCCAGTCCCGAGCGAGTTCAGCGAGGATGTCGACTTCACCTTCGAGAGAAGGTTGAGGCCCACGATAAGCGAACTCGGCGAGATCGATCCCGCTGCCCTCGAGGAGTTCAAGAAGGGCAAGAAGTACGTCTACCAGGGCAACTACAGGCTGGCGGATCTCGTTTACATAGACGAGGAGCCGCCCCACATGCCCGACGAGGAGGCCATGAGGGTCGCCCTCCAGATAAGCTACCTCCTCAACGCCACCCCCGTCGACGAGGTTCACTTCATGCGTAAAATAGTCATCGACGGTTCGAACGTCTCCGGCTTCCAGAGGACGGCGATAGTGGCGATGAACGGGAAGGTGGACACCCCCTGGGGAAGCGTCGGCATCCCGACCGTCTGCCTTGAGGAGGACGCCTGCCGTATAGTGGAAAGGAAAGAAAAAGAGGTAATCTACCGCCTTGACCGCCTCGGCATTCCGCTCGTGGAGATAAGCACTACCCCGGACATACACCACCCGGAACAGGCTAAGGTTGTCGCCAAGTACATAGGCGACGCCCTGAGGGCCACCAGGAAGGTCAAGCGCGGCCTCGGAACCATCAGGCAGGACCTCAACGTCTCCATCAAAGGTGGAGCGAGGGTCGAGATCAAGGGTGTTCAGGAGCTTGACATGATCCCGCTCATCATCGAGAGGGAAGTGGAGAGGCAGGTCAACCTCCTCAAGATAAGGGACGAACTCCGTGAGAGGGGTGTTAAGCCCGAGGACATCAAAGAGGAGTTCCACGACGTGACCGAGGTTTTCCAGAACACCGGCTCGAAGATCGTGGCGAGGGCCATAAAGAGCGGCGGAAAGGTTCTCGCAGTAAAGCTCCCCGGCTTCCGCGGGCTTATCGGAAGGGAGATCCAGCCGGGAAGGAGGATCGGCACCGAGATGGCCGACAGGGCAAAGAAGTACGTCAGGGGAATCTTCCACATCGATGAACTGCCGAATTACGGAATTACAGAATTAGAGGTTAATGCGGTTATCGAAAAACTTGGCCTCGGGGAGAAGGACGCCTTCGTCCTCGTTGCGGCTGAGGAGGAGACGGCCAAGAAAGCCCTCCGCGAGGTCGTTCAGAGGGCGAGGGAGGCCATCGAAGGAGTCCCGGAGGAGACCAGGAGGGCTTTGCCCGACGGCAACACACAGTACATGCGCCCACTCCCCGGCAAGGCGAGGATGTACCCCGAAACGGACATACCGCCCATACTCATAACGCCCGATATGAAGGAGGAAATCCTCGCGAACCTGCCCGAACTCCCACAGGAGAGGGTTGAGAGGTTCGTCAAGGAGTACAGGATTGACAGGAGCCTGGCCGAAACTCTGGTGAACGACGAGAGGGATGAACTATTTGAGGAGCTTATTCAGAGGGGCGTCAAACCCTCACTCGCCGCCTCAGTACTCGTGGTCGTCCTCAAAGGTCTCAAGAAGGAGGTTCCGATAGAGAACATAACCGAGGAGCACATAAGGGAGACCTTCACCCTCTACCTCAACGGGAAGATCGCAAAGGAGGCCTTTGAGGAGATATTCAAGGAGCTAGCGGTGAACCCAGAGAAGACCGCCGTCCAGGTCGCCGAGGAGAAAGGATTAACGCTCCTCAGCGAGGAAGAGGTGGAGAAGATCATCGACGAGGTCATCCAGCAGAACATCGACGTCATAAAGGCCAGGGGCATGGGCGCAATGGGAATGGTGATGGGAAGGGCCATGGCGAAGCTCCGCGGCAGGGCAGATGGAAAGCTCGTGAACCAGCTCGTCAGGAAGAAGATTCAGGAGATAGCGGGCTGA
- a CDS encoding MinD/ParA family ATP-binding protein, with the protein MVLIVVTGRGGAGKTTTTANLSTFLAMRDYRVLAVDGDLYLPNLGFHFGLDAVKYTLHSLLKNPDIDPEWAIYRHPQTGVHVMPGSTQLQDVLGISPRRLVDILDRVKYKFGVVFVDSPTGIPFDTLPTFEVAGYQLIVVEIERSPIYSFETMVKNEIEKLKALGERYNLNIGVILNKVRESGDVVDKIIEAVEEDLEVPVLGWIPFDNNVPESINVGIPVLKYAPKSDAALAFQETGEVLEEWIFG; encoded by the coding sequence ATGGTGCTCATAGTCGTGACGGGTAGGGGCGGTGCCGGAAAGACAACCACAACGGCGAACCTCAGCACATTTCTGGCTATGAGGGACTACCGTGTCCTCGCCGTTGATGGCGACCTCTACCTACCCAACCTGGGCTTTCACTTTGGGCTTGATGCCGTCAAGTACACGCTCCACTCTCTCCTGAAGAACCCAGATATTGATCCTGAGTGGGCAATATACAGACACCCCCAGACGGGTGTGCATGTAATGCCCGGGAGCACCCAGCTTCAGGATGTCCTCGGGATTTCTCCCCGGAGGCTCGTTGATATCCTGGACCGGGTTAAGTACAAGTTCGGTGTCGTTTTTGTGGACTCCCCCACAGGGATACCCTTCGATACCCTCCCAACCTTCGAGGTCGCGGGATATCAGCTCATTGTCGTGGAGATAGAGCGCTCACCGATTTACTCCTTTGAGACCATGGTGAAGAACGAGATTGAGAAGCTGAAGGCCCTTGGGGAGCGGTACAACCTGAACATCGGGGTGATTCTGAACAAAGTTCGTGAATCCGGGGATGTCGTTGACAAAATAATAGAGGCCGTTGAGGAGGATCTTGAGGTCCCTGTCCTCGGATGGATACCCTTCGACAACAATGTCCCCGAGTCAATAAACGTGGGAATCCCCGTTCTCAAGTACGCTCCCAAGAGCGACGCCGCTCTGGCGTTCCAGGAGACTGGAGAGGTTCTTGAGGAATGGATATTCGGCTGA
- a CDS encoding UPF0175 family protein: MEIVIPDDVITAMKLPKGEVERELRVDLAVILYQRGVLPLGKAAKLAGMTKREFLEELATRKVPRHYTERELEEDVAFARGK; the protein is encoded by the coding sequence ATGGAGATAGTAATTCCCGATGACGTAATCACCGCCATGAAGCTTCCGAAGGGAGAAGTGGAGAGAGAGCTGAGGGTTGACCTCGCGGTTATTCTCTACCAAAGGGGCGTTCTCCCGCTTGGAAAAGCCGCCAAACTTGCAGGAATGACAAAGAGGGAGTTCCTTGAGGAACTGGCCACGAGAAAGGTTCCAAGGCACTATACTGAGAGAGAACTCGAGGAGGACGTTGCCTTTGCCCGTGGTAAGTGA
- the truA gene encoding tRNA pseudouridine(38-40) synthase TruA — protein MRFALRIAYDGTAFYGFQRQPDVRTVEGEVLKALTKLRIIRDAESSAFKGASRTDRGVSAFFNVVAFNAADRPDLVRAEVLNHHLRDVWVLGVAEVPEDFHPRFWAKSKTYRYYLVNEGFDLAKMKDCARLFMGKHDFSAFARLEPGKDPVREITGVEIGERPGYYVIEIEGKSFLWEMARRIVNAIRFCGLGIMEPEEIRRALEGQYTKKVPPAPPEGLILWHIDYPDVEFRVDERGLKRAKRDLFERYSRALTRAALFGDALLEL, from the coding sequence ATGAGGTTCGCGCTCAGAATAGCCTACGATGGGACCGCATTTTACGGTTTTCAGAGACAGCCGGATGTTAGAACCGTTGAGGGTGAAGTGCTCAAGGCCCTAACCAAGCTGAGGATAATCAGAGACGCAGAAAGCTCGGCTTTCAAAGGCGCCTCTAGAACTGACAGGGGAGTTTCTGCGTTCTTCAATGTCGTTGCCTTCAACGCCGCAGATAGACCCGACCTGGTCAGGGCGGAGGTTCTGAACCACCACCTCCGCGATGTCTGGGTTCTCGGAGTTGCGGAGGTTCCGGAAGATTTCCACCCGCGCTTCTGGGCAAAGTCGAAGACATACCGCTACTACCTTGTCAACGAGGGTTTCGACCTAGCAAAGATGAAGGATTGCGCCCGGCTTTTCATGGGGAAGCACGACTTCTCGGCCTTTGCGAGGCTCGAACCCGGGAAGGACCCGGTGAGGGAGATAACCGGAGTTGAAATCGGGGAGAGGCCCGGCTACTACGTAATTGAGATAGAGGGAAAGAGCTTCCTCTGGGAGATGGCACGGAGGATTGTTAACGCCATACGATTCTGCGGGCTGGGAATCATGGAGCCGGAGGAAATCAGGAGGGCGCTGGAAGGACAGTACACCAAAAAAGTTCCGCCGGCACCGCCCGAGGGACTGATCCTCTGGCACATCGATTACCCGGACGTTGAGTTCAGGGTTGATGAAAGGGGTCTAAAAAGGGCAAAAAGGGATCTCTTCGAGCGCTACTCAAGAGCGCTTACGAGGGCGGCGCTTTTTGGGGACGCTCTCC
- the pheS gene encoding phenylalanine--tRNA ligase subunit alpha, whose protein sequence is MELSYQEKLTLIKLGETKRVKFEELVERTGLDQVAVMRSVLGLQAKGLAKLHERSEKVVKITETGRRYAQIGLPEWRALKLLRERGKVTLDDLKEVLSEDELKPIVGLLRREGWASVRKEEGKLILEITDKGREAGERVIDRALKLLAEKETVPLSEIEKLIPVKELKRRKIAEEDTVTEREVEITPAGEELMKKGIELKREVSVLTPELIKSGKWKEVEFRKFDIKAPVRRFYPGKKQPYRAFLDKIRRRLIEMGFIEMVSESMIETQFWNFDALFQPQNHPAREWTDTYQLRYPKSGYLPVEELVARVKAAHEHGGDTGSRGWGYVWSPERAMLLMPRAHGTALSGRQLAKGVEIPGKYFTIQRVFRPDVLDRTHLIEFNQVDGFVVGEDLTFRHLLGILKRFAVEIAGAKKVKFLPDYYPFTEPSVQMSAYHPELGWVEFGGAGIFREEMTKALGIDAPVIAWGIGIDRLAMFKLGIDDIRYLFSYDLRWLREARLVW, encoded by the coding sequence ATGGAGCTAAGCTACCAGGAGAAGCTCACGCTCATAAAACTCGGCGAGACCAAAAGGGTCAAATTCGAAGAACTCGTTGAAAGAACCGGCCTCGACCAGGTCGCCGTTATGCGCTCAGTTCTCGGCCTCCAGGCCAAGGGACTTGCTAAGCTCCACGAGAGGAGCGAGAAGGTCGTTAAGATAACTGAGACCGGGAGGAGGTACGCTCAAATCGGCCTCCCAGAGTGGAGGGCGCTAAAGCTCCTCCGTGAGAGAGGGAAAGTTACCCTCGACGACCTCAAGGAGGTTCTCAGCGAGGACGAGCTGAAGCCGATAGTCGGCCTTCTCAGGAGGGAAGGTTGGGCCAGCGTTAGGAAAGAGGAAGGGAAGCTCATCCTAGAGATAACCGACAAAGGAAGGGAAGCTGGCGAGAGGGTCATCGACAGAGCGCTCAAGCTCCTTGCGGAGAAGGAAACCGTCCCGCTGAGCGAGATTGAGAAGCTGATCCCAGTCAAGGAACTCAAGAGGAGAAAGATAGCCGAGGAGGACACCGTCACCGAGAGGGAGGTCGAGATAACCCCCGCTGGAGAGGAGCTGATGAAGAAGGGCATCGAGCTGAAGAGGGAAGTTTCTGTCCTAACCCCGGAACTGATAAAGTCGGGCAAGTGGAAGGAAGTTGAGTTCAGGAAGTTTGACATCAAGGCCCCGGTGAGGAGGTTCTACCCGGGCAAGAAGCAGCCCTACAGGGCCTTCCTCGACAAGATAAGGAGAAGGCTCATCGAGATGGGCTTCATAGAGATGGTCTCGGAGAGCATGATAGAAACCCAATTCTGGAACTTCGACGCGCTCTTCCAGCCCCAGAACCACCCGGCTAGGGAGTGGACGGACACATACCAGCTCAGGTACCCCAAGAGCGGCTACCTGCCGGTTGAGGAACTCGTTGCCAGAGTGAAGGCGGCTCACGAGCACGGCGGCGATACTGGATCGAGAGGCTGGGGCTACGTCTGGTCGCCGGAGAGGGCCATGCTCCTCATGCCGAGGGCACACGGGACGGCACTCAGCGGGAGGCAGCTCGCCAAGGGCGTCGAGATACCTGGTAAATACTTCACGATACAGCGCGTGTTCAGGCCAGATGTGCTCGACAGGACCCACCTCATAGAGTTCAACCAGGTGGACGGGTTCGTCGTTGGCGAAGACCTGACCTTTAGGCACCTGCTCGGGATACTCAAGCGCTTCGCGGTTGAGATCGCAGGGGCGAAGAAGGTGAAGTTCCTCCCGGACTACTACCCGTTCACCGAGCCGAGCGTCCAGATGAGCGCCTATCACCCTGAACTCGGCTGGGTCGAGTTCGGCGGTGCTGGAATATTCAGGGAGGAGATGACGAAAGCACTTGGAATCGACGCACCGGTCATAGCGTGGGGAATAGGAATAGACAGGCTGGCCATGTTCAAGCTCGGAATAGACGACATTCGCTACCTCTTCAGCTACGACCTGAGGTGGCTTAGGGAAGCGAGGCTCGTCTGGTGA
- a CDS encoding DUF3368 domain-containing protein, which yields MVSDSTPLIHLAKIGRLELLQEFFGEISIPAAVYRECVLEGGNSEDALAIKNAKWIKVENISDEKLKRALMLELDEGESEAIVLALERNAELILIDDYDGREVARALGLKVVGTIGVLLRAKLLGKIESLMEELERLKATGFWLSEELYERILKEAGEL from the coding sequence GTGGTAAGTGACTCAACGCCCTTAATCCATCTGGCAAAGATAGGCAGGCTCGAACTTCTCCAGGAGTTCTTTGGGGAGATAAGTATTCCTGCAGCCGTTTATAGAGAGTGCGTCCTTGAAGGTGGGAACTCGGAGGACGCCTTAGCCATTAAAAACGCCAAGTGGATCAAAGTTGAGAATATATCAGACGAGAAGCTGAAGCGCGCCTTAATGCTTGAACTGGATGAGGGGGAGAGCGAGGCGATCGTTCTTGCCCTCGAAAGGAACGCAGAGCTGATTCTGATTGACGACTACGACGGACGGGAAGTGGCAAGAGCCTTAGGGCTTAAGGTTGTCGGAACCATAGGCGTTCTTCTCAGGGCGAAACTCCTGGGAAAGATAGAGAGCCTGATGGAAGAACTAGAAAGGCTGAAGGCCACCGGCTTCTGGTTAAGCGAGGAGCTTTATGAAAGAATTCTAAAAGAGGCTGGGGAGCTTTAG
- the hmgA gene encoding hydroxymethylglutaryl-CoA reductase (NADPH) — protein MDVNFEELVEKVASGEIKLHQVEKYTNGDKKLATEIRRKALERKFGISLENIGHYSIDPNRVIGKNIENMIGVVQIPMGVAGPLKINGEYAKGEFYIPLATTEGALVASVNRGCSALTAAGGVKTTLIDDKMTRAPLLKCPDARRAREVAEWVKNNIDYLQEKAVSKVTRHGKLRDVKPYIVGNNLYLRFEFETGDAMGMNMVTISSEEIMKVIEEEFPDVKYLALSGNLCVDKKPNAVNFINGRGKTVIAEAVIPREIVEKKLKTTPELIAEVNYRKNLVGSAQAGSYGFNAHFGNIVGAIFLATGQDEAQITEGSHGITLAEVTPEGDLYISITMPSLEIGTVGGGTRVPTQREALSIMGVAGGGDPPGTNARKFAEIIAGAVLAGELSLLAAIAAKHLAKAHKELGR, from the coding sequence ATGGACGTGAACTTTGAGGAGCTCGTGGAGAAGGTAGCCAGCGGAGAAATAAAGCTCCACCAGGTGGAGAAGTACACGAACGGCGACAAGAAGCTCGCCACTGAAATAAGGAGGAAGGCCCTCGAGAGGAAGTTCGGAATAAGCCTCGAGAACATCGGGCATTACTCAATAGACCCGAACAGGGTGATAGGCAAGAACATCGAGAACATGATTGGTGTCGTCCAGATACCGATGGGCGTTGCCGGCCCGCTCAAAATCAACGGTGAATACGCAAAGGGCGAGTTCTACATCCCTCTGGCCACCACTGAAGGTGCGCTGGTTGCAAGCGTCAACCGCGGCTGCTCCGCTCTAACTGCCGCTGGGGGCGTTAAAACCACACTCATAGACGACAAGATGACGAGGGCACCTCTCCTCAAGTGCCCCGACGCCAGAAGGGCAAGAGAAGTGGCGGAGTGGGTGAAGAACAACATCGACTACCTCCAGGAGAAGGCGGTCAGCAAGGTCACCAGACACGGGAAGCTCCGCGATGTGAAACCCTACATCGTCGGCAACAACCTCTATCTGAGATTTGAATTCGAGACCGGCGATGCCATGGGAATGAACATGGTCACCATTTCGAGCGAGGAGATAATGAAGGTCATCGAGGAGGAGTTCCCCGACGTGAAATACCTCGCCCTCTCCGGCAATCTCTGCGTCGACAAGAAACCCAACGCCGTGAACTTCATCAACGGCCGCGGGAAGACAGTTATAGCGGAGGCGGTAATCCCGCGCGAGATAGTCGAGAAGAAGCTGAAAACCACGCCCGAATTGATAGCCGAGGTGAACTACAGGAAAAACCTCGTTGGTTCGGCTCAGGCCGGTTCCTACGGCTTTAACGCCCACTTCGGGAACATCGTTGGTGCCATATTCCTCGCGACCGGTCAGGACGAGGCCCAGATTACCGAAGGCTCACACGGCATAACCCTGGCGGAAGTCACACCTGAGGGGGACCTCTACATCAGCATCACCATGCCCAGCCTTGAGATTGGAACTGTGGGGGGAGGAACAAGGGTTCCGACCCAGAGGGAAGCGCTCTCAATTATGGGCGTTGCCGGCGGAGGTGATCCGCCGGGAACGAACGCCAGGAAGTTCGCGGAGATAATTGCGGGGGCAGTTCTTGCCGGTGAGCTTTCGCTCCTCGCTGCGATAGCTGCGAAGCACCTGGCGAAGGCCCACAAGGAGCTGGGGCGCTGA
- the pheT gene encoding phenylalanine--tRNA ligase subunit beta, with product MPKFDVSKRDLERLVGKEFSVGEWEDLFLYAKCELDDVWEENGEIYFKADSKDTNRPDLWSAEGIARQIKWALGMERGLPHYEVEKSDVTVYVDENLKEVRPYGVYAVVEGLNLDEEALKQMINLQEKVALTFGRRRREVAIGIFDFDRVKPPIYYRAAEKSERFVPLGFEKEMSLEEILEKHEKGKEYGHLIRDKPYYPLLVDSEGKVLSMPPIINSEITGRVTTETRNVFVDVTGWDLNKIMLALNVVVTALAERGGKITSVKVVYPDFKIETPALKPKEFEVELDYIKKLSGLGLSDEEIKELLERMMYEVKLEDGKAKLLYPAFRDDIMHARDVLEDVLIAYGYNEIEPEEPKLAVQGRGDKFVEFEDAVRELMVGYGLQEVMTFNLTNREAQYGKMNLDFGRDYFSHPPAEIVEIENPISPKWSALRVWLIPSLLDFLSQNTHEEYPQRIFEVGKATLIDETRETKTVSESKLAVALAHPRVTFTEAKEILDSVMHHLGFDYSLEEVEHPSFIPGRAGRIVIDGRTIGIIGEIHPAVLEKWGIEMPVAVFEMFLAPLYREPYL from the coding sequence ATGCCGAAGTTCGACGTTTCAAAGCGCGACCTTGAGAGGCTCGTTGGAAAGGAGTTCAGCGTCGGGGAGTGGGAGGACCTCTTCCTCTACGCCAAGTGCGAGCTGGACGACGTGTGGGAGGAGAACGGTGAAATCTACTTCAAGGCGGACTCCAAGGACACCAACAGGCCCGACCTCTGGAGCGCCGAAGGAATAGCGAGGCAGATAAAGTGGGCGCTCGGCATGGAGAGGGGCCTTCCGCACTACGAGGTTGAGAAGAGCGACGTTACCGTCTACGTTGACGAGAATCTGAAGGAGGTAAGGCCCTACGGTGTCTACGCGGTCGTTGAAGGGCTAAACCTCGACGAAGAGGCATTGAAGCAGATGATAAACCTCCAGGAGAAGGTGGCTCTCACCTTCGGGAGGAGGAGAAGGGAGGTAGCGATAGGCATCTTCGACTTCGACAGGGTGAAGCCTCCAATATATTACAGGGCAGCGGAGAAGAGCGAGCGCTTTGTTCCCCTCGGCTTCGAGAAGGAGATGAGCCTCGAGGAAATCCTGGAGAAGCACGAGAAGGGGAAGGAGTATGGCCACCTCATAAGGGACAAGCCCTATTACCCGCTCCTCGTTGATTCGGAGGGCAAGGTCCTCTCGATGCCGCCGATTATCAACTCAGAGATAACCGGCAGGGTAACCACTGAGACCAGGAACGTCTTTGTCGATGTAACCGGCTGGGATTTGAACAAGATCATGCTCGCCCTCAACGTCGTCGTTACTGCACTGGCGGAGCGCGGTGGGAAGATAACGAGCGTTAAGGTCGTATACCCTGACTTCAAGATCGAGACGCCTGCCTTAAAGCCGAAGGAGTTCGAGGTCGAGCTGGACTACATAAAGAAGCTTTCCGGCCTTGGGCTGAGCGATGAGGAAATCAAGGAACTCCTCGAGAGAATGATGTATGAGGTTAAACTGGAGGATGGAAAGGCGAAGCTCCTCTATCCTGCATTCCGCGACGACATAATGCACGCGAGGGACGTTCTTGAGGACGTTCTCATAGCCTACGGCTACAACGAGATCGAGCCGGAGGAGCCAAAGCTCGCCGTCCAGGGAAGGGGAGACAAGTTCGTCGAGTTCGAGGACGCAGTTAGAGAACTTATGGTCGGCTACGGCCTCCAGGAGGTCATGACCTTCAACCTGACGAACAGGGAGGCGCAGTACGGGAAGATGAACCTTGACTTTGGAAGGGACTACTTCAGCCACCCGCCGGCTGAAATCGTCGAGATAGAGAACCCGATAAGTCCCAAGTGGTCCGCCCTGAGGGTCTGGCTGATTCCCAGCTTGCTCGACTTCCTGAGCCAGAACACCCACGAGGAGTACCCGCAGAGAATATTCGAGGTCGGGAAGGCGACCCTCATAGACGAGACCAGGGAAACCAAGACCGTCAGCGAGAGCAAGCTGGCAGTGGCTCTGGCACACCCGCGCGTGACCTTCACCGAGGCGAAGGAGATACTCGACAGCGTCATGCACCACCTCGGCTTTGACTACAGCCTGGAAGAGGTCGAGCACCCGAGCTTCATCCCCGGAAGGGCCGGAAGAATAGTGATCGACGGCAGAACGATAGGCATCATTGGAGAGATACACCCCGCGGTGCTGGAGAAATGGGGAATAGAGATGCCGGTCGCGGTATTTGAGATGTTTCTGGCCCCCCTCTACAGGGAGCCGTACCTCTAA